In Dissulfuribacter thermophilus, the following proteins share a genomic window:
- a CDS encoding PhnD/SsuA/transferrin family substrate-binding protein, which yields MARLSTIIAILTAFLIQGSIPIYIYAGSGEQHKSPKKVFVGVITLYHPLVMFKSYQPFVDYLSNETPYNFELRISQDYGSILKYLVDGTVDVAILAGLTYLKAREEAGVLPLLGALSPDRRPTCKAIFIARGDNHKINTIQDVRGKRFAFASKYSTSGNLVPIFHLYSKEHIRLKDLGAYKNLKYHDSVAREVLRGNFDAGVVLESVAQQYKKMGIKFIGQTDPFPGFLIVVRPGADPNVVRSIEKALLRLNYDDTSHRKIMDSWDVNIRYGFTRISDSDYDPIRKMVSYLEKEGVWLLGDK from the coding sequence ATGGCCCGTTTATCTACTATAATAGCTATCCTGACGGCATTTTTAATTCAGGGTTCAATACCTATATATATATATGCAGGTAGCGGCGAGCAGCATAAATCTCCAAAGAAAGTATTCGTTGGGGTCATTACTCTATACCATCCACTGGTTATGTTTAAGAGCTACCAGCCATTCGTTGACTATCTAAGTAATGAGACACCATATAACTTTGAACTTAGGATCAGCCAGGATTACGGAAGCATTTTAAAATATCTAGTGGATGGTACTGTGGATGTGGCAATTCTAGCGGGGCTAACCTACTTGAAAGCCAGAGAAGAGGCCGGTGTTTTGCCCCTTTTGGGAGCATTGAGCCCTGATAGGAGGCCGACCTGTAAGGCCATTTTCATTGCTAGGGGAGACAATCATAAGATTAATACCATTCAGGATGTCAGAGGGAAACGATTTGCTTTTGCGTCTAAATATTCTACTTCTGGAAATCTGGTCCCGATTTTTCATCTCTATTCAAAAGAGCACATAAGGCTCAAGGATCTCGGCGCGTATAAAAACCTCAAATATCATGACTCTGTGGCAAGAGAGGTTCTTCGAGGCAATTTTGATGCAGGTGTAGTTCTCGAATCAGTGGCCCAGCAGTACAAAAAGATGGGTATAAAATTTATAGGCCAAACTGATCCATTTCCAGGATTTTTGATAGTGGTACGGCCTGGAGCCGATCCAAATGTGGTTCGAAGTATTGAGAAGGCACTACTTAGGCTCAATTACGATGACACATCACATAGGAAAATAATGGATTCGTGGGACGTAAACATTAGGTATGGCTTCACTAGGATATCTGATTCCGACTATGATCCGATTAGGAAGATGGTTTCATATTTGGAAAAAGAGGGAGTATGGCTTTTGGGTGATAAGTGA
- a CDS encoding sigma-54-dependent transcriptional regulator, with translation MKGRILLIEDELSMRLGISHALRENGYDIISCEDGNQGVNLLGHERFDLVITDLRLPGLNGMEVLSKAKEMYPDIGVILITAFPEVETAVSAIKQGAFDYISKPFTNEALLIVVKRYFNYRKLKQENVRLRETIKGRAQFENIIGESSVMKAVFDLINTVAPTDVPVLIRGESGTGKELVANALHNLSERKDKPFIKINCAAIPENLLESELFGHEKGAFTGAVQARKGKFEAANGGTIFFDEIGDMPLSLQVKLLRVLEDQEITRLGGYKGIKVDVRTIFATSKDLKEAIQEGTFREDLFYRINVVPIHLPPLRERGEDITALIEYFLKMYSTKYGKNGLNISPDAYKSLLAYDYPGNVRELKNAIERAVLLSTGSQIYVTHLPSVFRKMAEDLPCISEDLPLEEGVKCYERQRILKALEQTKGKKIEAAARLGISRKVLWKKLKELNIDI, from the coding sequence ATGAAAGGTAGGATATTGCTCATAGAAGACGAACTTTCCATGCGACTCGGAATAAGTCACGCCCTTCGAGAAAATGGCTATGATATCATTTCATGTGAAGATGGTAATCAGGGAGTCAATCTCCTAGGCCATGAACGATTTGACCTGGTCATAACTGATCTGAGATTACCGGGGCTAAATGGCATGGAAGTGCTCTCTAAGGCAAAGGAGATGTACCCTGATATAGGAGTAATCTTAATAACGGCTTTTCCAGAGGTAGAGACAGCTGTTTCTGCCATAAAACAGGGGGCCTTTGATTATATCAGCAAGCCTTTTACAAATGAGGCGCTGTTGATAGTTGTAAAACGATATTTCAATTATCGTAAGCTCAAGCAAGAAAACGTAAGGTTAAGGGAAACCATAAAAGGGCGGGCCCAATTTGAGAATATTATTGGAGAAAGCTCTGTTATGAAGGCGGTTTTTGATCTGATAAATACAGTGGCCCCAACAGATGTCCCTGTGCTTATTCGTGGTGAGAGTGGAACTGGTAAAGAGCTGGTAGCCAACGCGCTTCACAACCTGAGTGAGAGGAAGGATAAGCCATTTATAAAGATAAATTGTGCTGCCATCCCTGAAAACCTTCTTGAATCAGAGCTTTTTGGTCATGAAAAGGGGGCCTTTACAGGAGCAGTGCAGGCCCGTAAAGGAAAATTTGAGGCTGCCAATGGTGGGACGATCTTTTTTGACGAGATTGGAGATATGCCGCTTAGCCTTCAGGTCAAGCTTCTTAGGGTACTAGAAGATCAGGAGATAACTAGGCTTGGAGGATATAAGGGTATAAAGGTAGACGTCAGGACAATATTTGCCACTTCCAAGGATCTGAAGGAGGCTATCCAAGAGGGTACGTTTAGAGAGGATTTGTTTTACAGGATAAATGTAGTGCCAATACACCTGCCTCCGCTAAGAGAGAGAGGCGAGGACATAACAGCCTTGATTGAATATTTTTTAAAGATGTATTCTACAAAGTACGGTAAGAATGGTCTTAATATTTCTCCTGATGCATATAAGAGTCTTCTGGCCTACGATTATCCTGGAAACGTTAGAGAACTCAAGAATGCCATAGAGAGGGCCGTATTATTATCCACTGGAAGTCAAATTTACGTAACCCATCTTCCCTCTGTATTTAGAAAGATGGCCGAGGACCTTCCCTGCATATCTGAAGATCTTCCATTGGAAGAGGGTGTGAAATGCTATGAAAGGCAGAGGATCCTCAAGGCCCTGGAGCAGACCAAAGGGAAAAAGATAGAGGCAGCTGCAAGACTAGGAATAAGTCGTAAGGTCCTTTGGAAGAAATTAAAGGAACTCAATATTGATATTTAG
- a CDS encoding OprO/OprP family phosphate-selective porin has translation MRRFGTRTQGVRKKNVGFRLHKLFVAMVLAIFCVCSVNLAFAEDKSVAEKILDILRQNNQITDAQYSELLKQAKAEKAPGTNLMVYWKNGLRIKSADNRYKIKIGGRLQSDFAVIGADDDLDRLFPSFEGHGSEFRRARIQIAGTVYENVAFKWQYDFASGSVHFKNVWIELKHIPYVGKFRVGHFKEPFSLEELTCSKYLTFLERALPNTFAAGYNTGFMLHNAEFNKRMTWAVGLFFDTDGQGKSFNNFSDTDLTARITVLPWLAENGRKLLHLGFSYSHRFRDDNGGNPIRFRERPEAHLSTVRLVDTGNIIADDVDLFNPEMVLIYGPLSIQAEYMYASVNSVTGSDPNFSGYYAYISYFLTGEHRHYVRSSGHFCRLTPNRNFDFGKSGWGAWELVARYSYVDLDDNGIQGGKENDVTLGANWYLNPNVRVMFNYVNANVDRKDLNLDNGNANIFEARFQIEF, from the coding sequence ATGAGAAGGTTTGGTACGAGAACTCAAGGGGTAAGGAAAAAGAATGTTGGTTTCAGGCTGCATAAACTATTTGTAGCCATGGTGTTGGCGATATTTTGTGTATGCAGCGTGAATCTAGCATTTGCTGAAGATAAGAGTGTTGCAGAAAAAATCCTTGATATTTTGCGGCAAAATAACCAGATTACAGATGCACAGTATAGCGAATTGTTAAAGCAGGCAAAGGCTGAGAAGGCACCAGGAACGAATTTAATGGTTTATTGGAAAAACGGCCTTCGTATTAAGAGTGCCGACAATAGGTATAAAATTAAGATAGGTGGTAGGCTTCAGTCTGATTTTGCAGTTATTGGCGCTGATGATGATTTAGATAGGCTCTTTCCAAGCTTTGAAGGTCATGGCAGCGAATTTAGGCGTGCCCGTATTCAAATAGCCGGTACTGTTTATGAAAATGTTGCATTTAAATGGCAGTACGATTTCGCCAGTGGAAGCGTACATTTTAAGAATGTATGGATTGAGTTAAAGCATATACCCTATGTTGGAAAGTTTAGGGTTGGTCATTTCAAGGAACCCTTTTCTCTGGAGGAGTTGACCTGTAGTAAATATCTAACCTTCCTTGAAAGGGCTCTGCCGAACACCTTTGCTGCAGGATACAATACTGGTTTCATGCTTCACAATGCAGAGTTTAACAAACGTATGACCTGGGCAGTAGGTCTGTTCTTCGATACTGATGGTCAAGGCAAAAGCTTCAATAATTTCTCAGATACTGATTTGACAGCTCGTATCACCGTGCTTCCATGGCTTGCTGAAAATGGTCGCAAATTACTCCATCTCGGATTTTCATATAGCCATAGGTTCCGTGATGATAATGGCGGAAACCCAATTCGTTTCAGAGAAAGACCTGAGGCTCATCTTTCAACAGTCAGGCTAGTGGATACAGGTAATATCATTGCAGACGATGTGGATCTCTTTAATCCTGAGATGGTCTTGATTTATGGACCCCTTTCAATTCAGGCTGAGTATATGTATGCATCAGTGAATTCAGTTACAGGGAGTGATCCAAACTTTAGTGGTTACTATGCATACATCAGCTACTTCTTGACTGGTGAGCATCGTCATTACGTAAGATCATCTGGACACTTCTGCAGGCTTACACCTAACCGTAATTTTGATTTTGGAAAGTCTGGATGGGGTGCTTGGGAATTAGTAGCCAGATATTCTTATGTGGATCTAGATGACAATGGTATCCAAGGCGGAAAAGAAAATGATGTTACTCTTGGTGCCAATTGGTATCTCAATCCAAATGTTCGTGTGATGTTCAACTATGTAAATGCAAATGTGGACAGAAAGGATTTGAATCTGGATAACGGAAATGCCAACATATTTGAGGCTCGTTTCCAGATTGAATTCTAG
- a CDS encoding redox-sensing transcriptional repressor Rex: MKRNKIPAAAILRLSIYYRYLQRLLQNGTTVVSSAALARYANVNPAQLRKDLSYFGRFGVRGIGYDVVRLAEHIRGILGLVREWRMALVGVDCVGRALLANRHLQSQGYRFVAAFDNDPKKVGEDVGHGLKIRPMEEFEEIVNADTVDIGVIAVSVDQAQSVANAFVKAGVRGILNFAPTRLDLPGNIMVQYVDFTVLLDSLAYGICNLTKIEDEKKACILDPRRQRWNREHSWPVVQFFQ, encoded by the coding sequence TTGAAGAGAAACAAGATTCCAGCAGCTGCCATTTTGCGTTTGTCCATTTATTACCGGTATCTGCAAAGGCTGCTACAAAATGGTACCACTGTGGTATCATCAGCCGCCTTGGCACGATACGCCAACGTAAATCCGGCACAGTTACGTAAAGATCTCTCTTATTTCGGACGTTTTGGGGTCAGAGGGATTGGTTACGATGTGGTGCGCCTGGCTGAGCACATTCGCGGGATATTGGGGCTAGTCCGTGAATGGCGCATGGCTTTGGTGGGGGTTGACTGTGTCGGGCGTGCATTGTTGGCAAATCGCCATCTTCAGTCACAGGGATATCGTTTTGTTGCAGCCTTTGACAATGATCCGAAAAAGGTGGGCGAGGACGTAGGGCATGGTCTAAAGATTAGACCTATGGAGGAGTTTGAAGAGATAGTAAATGCAGATACTGTTGATATTGGCGTTATAGCAGTGTCTGTAGATCAGGCTCAAAGTGTTGCCAATGCCTTTGTTAAGGCTGGGGTCAGGGGAATTCTTAACTTTGCCCCAACCCGCCTTGATTTGCCTGGAAATATCATGGTTCAATATGTTGATTTTACAGTTTTGCTTGACAGTCTTGCCTATGGCATTTGCAACCTCACGAAAATCGAAGACGAAAAGAAGGCATGTATATTGGATCCAAGGAGACAGAGATGGAATAGGGAGCATAGCTGGCCAGTTGTCCAGTTTTTTCAATAG
- a CDS encoding molybdopterin-containing oxidoreductase family protein, translating into MLKTNRRDFLKLGGLALAGPLVATGVGAKKARAMSRSDYGLEKKVPVNCRMCAQKCPGLARVVNGRLVGIEGNPNSVLPGVCGRSAAAAGMVYNPNRVQTPLIRVGERGEGKFRRATWSEALDLVASKLKDYRDKGIPEAVAFLCRFHSAPGLDKEFFKIYGTPNFPGYADTCWANSRAVGAGVVYGPFKKGLPACSPSKVTVDFARAKYGVLIGRNPAGGLVCYPWAMRFAEGKRKGLKLTVVDPRKPSEAGEDNVHWIPIRPGADLAFLLGVFHELVKNKSYDANYLKKYTNAPMLVDPKTLQPIGVKEIEKTKIKHGKVKKIKVLDYLVYDEATKQVRYASEAKKPALHGTFDVTIGNKVIKGQTALDRIAKELEAYTPEWAAEQSDVPVEEIRKIARELDENRPHAFIDPTYRSERYFNSFKMIQVINMMNVFIGAFGREGGIVWNHSPKTGHYIKPPKPKAKPIIKYYEEHDPNFRFSNHKYYRRKAVETVLTGKPYPIKAMVFWGQNLLGGSAGGTEIVEALKKLDFTVCISPFFNETTLYADVILPDATFVERDEAINGKYKSPVPTLAINMKAIDPLFDAKDPYWIVLELAKRVLKPEEYDAYFKHFEQDGIEGLWKKQLAGLKKVSDHEKAEISLDRLKQFGIWNGTEPKPKPKAKTPTHKLEIFSTFLAKEYAELKAKGDPNAVVASPLPVWQPTNWMTRKAKLDRDEFIPVTGFAPVNSFTGQQTKDNRLLANIGKAISWDAVFINKAKGKALGLKDGDLVKIWNPDNKLVQYATVRLSELVHPDAMFSFYTVGPGAFRQLNNFYGHAPKYGFNPNHSAPFHFAPLTGGHAAHDYIIKIRRA; encoded by the coding sequence ATGTTGAAGACGAACAGAAGAGATTTTCTAAAACTTGGGGGCCTAGCTTTAGCTGGTCCCCTGGTTGCAACAGGAGTTGGTGCTAAAAAGGCAAGGGCCATGTCTCGCTCCGATTATGGTTTGGAGAAGAAAGTGCCTGTAAATTGCCGAATGTGCGCCCAAAAGTGTCCTGGTTTGGCCAGGGTTGTAAATGGACGTCTTGTCGGTATTGAAGGCAATCCAAACTCCGTACTACCAGGGGTGTGTGGCCGTTCTGCAGCAGCTGCTGGTATGGTCTACAATCCCAACCGTGTCCAGACCCCACTCATTCGTGTCGGCGAAAGGGGTGAAGGAAAATTTCGTAGGGCAACCTGGTCTGAAGCATTAGACTTGGTGGCCTCTAAACTTAAGGACTATAGGGATAAAGGTATCCCTGAAGCCGTCGCATTCCTTTGCCGATTCCACAGTGCACCAGGTCTGGATAAGGAATTTTTCAAGATTTACGGAACGCCAAATTTTCCTGGCTATGCTGACACATGTTGGGCAAATTCCAGAGCAGTAGGCGCTGGAGTGGTTTACGGTCCTTTTAAAAAGGGACTTCCTGCATGTAGTCCAAGTAAAGTCACTGTGGATTTTGCTAGGGCAAAATACGGTGTGTTGATTGGACGTAACCCTGCAGGTGGTCTTGTATGTTATCCATGGGCTATGCGGTTTGCAGAGGGTAAAAGGAAAGGTTTGAAGCTTACGGTGGTTGATCCCCGCAAACCCTCTGAAGCAGGTGAGGATAATGTACATTGGATACCCATAAGGCCTGGTGCTGATCTTGCGTTTCTCCTTGGAGTCTTCCATGAGTTGGTAAAGAACAAGTCCTATGACGCTAACTATCTCAAGAAATATACAAATGCACCTATGTTGGTTGATCCCAAAACACTTCAACCAATAGGCGTAAAAGAAATTGAAAAGACCAAGATCAAGCATGGTAAGGTTAAGAAAATCAAGGTATTAGATTATCTTGTTTATGATGAAGCTACAAAACAGGTACGCTATGCTAGTGAAGCAAAGAAGCCTGCTTTACATGGTACTTTTGATGTGACTATTGGTAATAAGGTTATCAAAGGCCAGACGGCACTGGATCGTATTGCCAAGGAATTAGAGGCCTACACTCCTGAATGGGCAGCTGAGCAGAGCGATGTTCCTGTAGAGGAAATACGCAAGATTGCCCGCGAACTCGACGAGAATCGTCCGCACGCATTCATCGATCCGACCTATAGAAGTGAGCGCTACTTTAACTCGTTCAAAATGATTCAGGTTATCAATATGATGAACGTCTTCATCGGAGCATTTGGACGCGAGGGTGGTATCGTCTGGAATCACTCACCAAAGACTGGACATTACATAAAGCCTCCCAAGCCCAAGGCAAAACCAATAATTAAGTACTACGAAGAGCATGACCCGAATTTCCGATTTAGCAATCACAAATACTACCGTCGAAAGGCGGTGGAAACAGTGTTAACTGGGAAACCTTATCCTATAAAGGCAATGGTTTTCTGGGGACAAAACCTCCTTGGTGGCTCTGCTGGTGGTACTGAGATTGTGGAGGCATTGAAAAAGCTGGACTTTACAGTCTGTATCTCGCCGTTCTTTAACGAGACAACTCTATACGCAGATGTCATATTACCAGACGCTACCTTTGTTGAGCGGGATGAGGCCATAAATGGCAAGTACAAATCGCCAGTGCCCACTCTGGCCATAAATATGAAGGCGATTGACCCACTTTTTGATGCAAAGGATCCCTACTGGATCGTCCTTGAATTGGCCAAACGTGTACTTAAGCCAGAAGAATACGATGCCTATTTTAAGCACTTTGAACAGGATGGTATCGAAGGTCTCTGGAAGAAACAACTTGCCGGGCTTAAAAAGGTGTCTGATCATGAAAAGGCCGAAATTTCTCTCGACCGACTGAAACAGTTTGGTATCTGGAATGGAACTGAACCAAAACCTAAGCCCAAGGCAAAGACCCCCACTCATAAGCTGGAGATATTCAGTACGTTCCTGGCAAAGGAGTATGCAGAACTCAAGGCCAAGGGAGATCCCAACGCAGTGGTTGCAAGTCCGCTTCCTGTCTGGCAACCAACCAATTGGATGACCCGTAAGGCCAAACTGGATAGAGATGAGTTCATCCCGGTTACTGGCTTTGCCCCTGTAAATTCCTTTACTGGCCAGCAGACCAAAGACAATCGACTCCTGGCAAATATTGGAAAGGCCATATCTTGGGATGCTGTCTTTATTAATAAGGCCAAAGGAAAGGCGCTGGGTCTCAAGGATGGAGATCTGGTTAAAATCTGGAATCCAGACAATAAGCTGGTTCAGTACGCTACAGTCAGGCTCAGTGAGTTAGTACATCCTGATGCCATGTTTAGTTTTTACACAGTGGGCCCAGGTGCCTTTAGGCAGCTGAATAACTTCTATGGCCATGCGCCGAAATACGGCTTCAACCCAAATCACTCAGCTCCATTCCATTTTGCTCCGTTGACAGGCGGGCATGCGGCGCATGATTACATTATAAAGATAAGGAGGGCGTAA